The proteins below are encoded in one region of Bremerella sp. P1:
- a CDS encoding sulfatase family protein — translation MMNFVRFILLLACLLMTPLSLAKAADEVKKPNILFVLCDDLRPDAVGCLGSEHVKTPRIDQIAKEGILFNNSFCTTSLCSPSRASILTGLYAHAHGVTNNFTEFPTEMATFPKRLQDAGYETAYIGKYHMGEDNDEPRPGFDWFVTHKGQGKYFDTAFNINGQGAKVVEGYYTHVVTDMAIDWLEKDHGDKPWCLMIGQKAPHSFYFPEPKYEHVFDDVEVKYPATAFDLDDNPKWMKKRLYTWHGIYGPLFDWRKDFPDDSPEGVKAFENMVHAYWGTVLSIDDSMGRLYDWLDKSGQLDNTVVVFMGDNGLLEGEHGMVDKRTAHEMSIRVPLIVRYPKLGQGKALDQQVLTVDMAPTLIELAGAKQIDDIHGQSWAKLASAGDDDWRKSWLYYYNYEKQFPYTPNVRALRTDRYKFIRYPHGDGSPDRHMAELYDLKADPGEGTNLAEKPEHAQLVKQLRQELSQQMESVGLTAATDKMPIDQGIGSELPDEKIR, via the coding sequence ATGATGAACTTCGTGCGTTTCATTCTTCTTCTCGCCTGTCTGCTAATGACCCCGCTTTCGCTTGCCAAAGCTGCGGATGAGGTAAAGAAGCCGAATATCTTATTCGTATTGTGCGATGACCTTCGTCCCGACGCCGTCGGATGCTTAGGCAGCGAGCACGTGAAGACCCCCCGGATCGATCAGATCGCCAAAGAAGGGATCCTCTTCAACAATTCGTTCTGCACGACCTCGCTTTGCTCGCCTAGCCGAGCTTCGATTTTGACGGGCCTTTACGCCCATGCCCATGGCGTGACGAATAACTTCACGGAATTCCCGACCGAGATGGCGACGTTCCCCAAGCGTCTGCAAGACGCCGGGTACGAAACGGCGTACATCGGCAAGTATCACATGGGCGAGGATAACGACGAACCTCGACCTGGCTTTGACTGGTTCGTGACCCATAAGGGGCAAGGCAAGTACTTCGATACGGCATTCAACATTAACGGCCAAGGTGCCAAAGTAGTCGAAGGCTACTACACGCACGTCGTCACCGACATGGCGATTGACTGGCTCGAGAAGGATCATGGTGATAAGCCTTGGTGCCTGATGATCGGCCAGAAAGCTCCGCATAGCTTCTACTTTCCAGAGCCAAAGTATGAGCACGTCTTCGACGATGTCGAAGTGAAGTATCCCGCCACAGCTTTCGACCTGGACGACAATCCGAAATGGATGAAGAAGCGTCTCTATACCTGGCACGGCATTTATGGTCCCCTCTTCGATTGGCGTAAGGACTTCCCGGATGACAGCCCTGAAGGGGTTAAGGCGTTCGAGAACATGGTGCACGCCTACTGGGGAACCGTGCTCAGCATCGACGATAGTATGGGACGCCTGTATGACTGGCTCGATAAGTCGGGCCAGCTGGATAATACCGTTGTCGTATTCATGGGCGACAATGGGCTGCTCGAAGGGGAGCATGGCATGGTCGACAAGCGTACGGCCCACGAAATGAGCATTCGCGTGCCGCTGATCGTGCGGTATCCCAAGCTTGGGCAAGGTAAGGCCCTCGATCAGCAGGTGCTGACGGTCGATATGGCTCCGACCCTCATCGAACTGGCGGGCGCCAAGCAAATTGATGACATTCACGGCCAATCGTGGGCAAAGCTGGCCTCCGCCGGTGACGACGATTGGCGGAAGTCGTGGTTATACTACTACAATTACGAAAAGCAGTTTCCGTACACTCCCAATGTCCGGGCACTGCGAACCGACCGCTACAAGTTCATTCGCTACCCTCATGGCGACGGCTCGCCCGATCGTCACATGGCAGAACTGTATGACCTGAAAGCGGACCCAGGCGAAGGGACCAACCTGGCAGAAAAGCCGGAACATGCTCAGCTGGTCAAACAGCTACGCCAGGAACTGTCCCAGCAGATGGAATCGGTGGGACTGACTGCCGCCACCGATAAGATGCCCATCGACCAGGGGATCGGCTCGGAACTGCCCGATGAAAAGATTCGTTAA